The following are from one region of the Coffea eugenioides isolate CCC68of chromosome 2, Ceug_1.0, whole genome shotgun sequence genome:
- the LOC113761255 gene encoding probable polygalacturonase, with translation MDSLRKCFPSLLQVVKFLVLVSAVICVIGRVECRKSRILEGSSDVFEYSAISCRGHSASIEEFGGVGDGRTLNTKAFQEAVNQLSQYASEGGAQLYVPAGKWLTGSFNLTSHFTLYLHKDAVLLASQDIGSWPVVDPLPSYGHGRDAAGGRYISLLFGTNLTDVVITGDNGTIDGQGALWWQQFHKKKLKFTRPYLIEIMHSDTVQISNLTLVNSPSWNVHPVYSSNIIIQGITITAPITSPNTDGINPDSCTNTRIEDSYIVSGDDCIAVKSGWDEYGISYGMPTKQLLIRRLTCISPYSAAIALGSEMSGGIQDVRAQDIVAINTESGVRIKTAVGRGGFVKDIYVKGMKLQTMKWVFWMTGNYGSHADNHYDPHALPAIQGINYRDVVADDVKMAARLEGISGDPFTGICIANVTIGMAQKAKKYPWTCADVEGIASGVVPTPCASLPDQGPEKVGMCDFPQENLEIENVELRSCSYQIRY, from the exons ATGGATTCCTTGCGGAAATGCTTCCCTAGTCTTCTTCAA GTGGTGAAGTTTCTCGTGCTGGTTTCGGCAGTGATTTGCGTAATTGGCAGAGTTGAGTGCAGAAAATCAAGAATTTTGGAGGGCTCATCTGATGTTTTCGAGTACTCGGCTATAAGTTGCAGAGGACACAGTGCATCCATAGAGGAATTCGGTGGAGTTGGAGATGGAAGGACGTTGAACACTAAGGCCTTTCAGGAGGCAGTGAATCAGTTGAGCCAATATGCATCAGAGGGTGGGGCTCAATTGTATGTTCCTGCAGGCAAATGGTTGACGGGAAGCTTCAATCTCACCAGCCATTTCACTCTTTATCTCCACAAGGATGCTGTTCTTCTGGCTTCTCAG GATATAGGTAGTTGGCCAGTTGTTGACCCCTTGCCATCATATGGCCATGGAAGAGATGCCGCGGGAGGAAGGTACATTAGTCTCCTGTTTGGGACAAACCTCACTGATGTGGTGATTACAG GTGATAATGGCACAATTGATGGCCAAGGAGCTCTTTGGTGGCAGCAGTTCCACAAGAAAAAGCTAAAATTCACCCGACCTTATCTAATTGAGATCATGCATTCTGATACTGTTCAGATATCAAATCTAACCCTTGTCAACTCTCCTTCCTGGAATGTCCATCCTGTCTACAGCAG CAATATAATCATACAAGGCATTACTATCACAGCTCCAATCACTTCTCCTAACACAGATGGAATCAACCCAG ATTCTTGCACAAACACAAGAATTGAGGACAGTTACATTGTGTCTGGAGATGACTGTATAGCAGTCAAAAGTGGGTGGGACGAGTATGGCATATCATACGGGATGCCAACAAAACAACTCCTCATCAGAAGACTAACCTGCATTTCACCCTACAGTGCCGCGATAGCACTAGGGAGTGAAATGTCTGGAGGAATTCAAGATGTCAGAGCCCAAGATATTGTGGCCATCAACACAGAATCAGGGGTCAGAATCAAGACAGCAGTTGGTAGAGGTGGCTTCGTCAAAGACATATATGTCAAAGGCATGAAATTGCAGACCATGAAATGGGTATTTTGGATGACTGGGAACTATGGATCGCACGCTGACAATCACTATGACCCTCATGCATTGCCTGCGATACAAGGAATCAATTACAGGGATGTGGTGGCTGACGATGTGAAAATGGCAGCAAGACTCGAGGGAATTTCTGGGGACCCATTCACTGGAATATGCATTGCTAACGTGACCATAGGGATGGCACAGAAGGCGAAGAAATATCCATGGACTTGTGCTGATGTCGAAGGCATTGCCAGTGGAGTGGTGCCTACGCCTTGTGCGTCACTGCCTGATCAGGGTCCAGAAAAAGTTGGAATGTGTGATTTCCCCCAGGAGA
- the LOC113760351 gene encoding UDP-glycosyltransferase 91C1-like → MASDENIHVVLLPWLAFGHIMPSFQLSIALARAGVHASLVSTTKNIQRLPKLPPDLEGSIDLVGLPLPAIDRNLLPEGAEATIDIPFHKIQYLKIAYDLLKNPFKQFIADQAKSPDWIVADLLTHWAGEVGQELNIPIICFYPFSAATAVFFGPPEYLAGEGQKRVRSTPESLMRKPEWVDFPSMVAYRKREAIGVHAGFYHENASGIATGQRIAKVIQACKAVAIRSCPEFERDYFNLQEKITGKPAIPLGFLPPETSNNLRDESWNNIFQWLDEQKPIKSVVFVGFGSECKLRKDQIHEIAYGLEVSGLPFIWVLQKPSWGDSDNEDDILPSGFGSRVRGKGIIQIGWAPQREILAHPAVGGCLFHAGWGSVTETLQYGHSLVVLPFIVDQGLNSRYLVEKGLAIEVERSEDGSFSKDDIAQSLRRAMVPNVEDEGEALRLLRARAAEAAALFGDRELNGYYIERFVEYLKTENGVQT, encoded by the coding sequence ATGGCCAGTGACGAAAATATTCATGTAGTATTGCTACCATGGTTAGCATTTGGCCACATCATGCCTTCCTTCCAGCTTAGCATTGCCTTGGCCAGAGCAGGAGTTCATGCTTCACTCGTCTCTACGACCAAAAATATCCAGAGACTTCCTAAACTTCCTCCTGATCTCGAAGGCTCAATCGATTTGGTGGGTCTTCCACTACCGGCAATTGACAGGAACCTCTTGCCGGAAGGTGCTGAAGCTACAATCGATATTCCGTTCCATAAAATTCAGTACTTAAAGATAGCATATGATCTCCTCAAGAATCCTTTCAAGCAGTTCATTGCTGATCAAGCAAAATCACCTGACTGGATTGTTGCAGATCTGCTCACCCATTGGGCGGGTGAAGTGGGCCAGGAACTCAACATCCCTATTATTTGCTTCTACCCCTTCTCTGCTGCTACTGCAGTCTTCTTCGGGCCGCCTGAATACTTGGCCGGTGAGGGTCAAAAACGGGTTAGGTCAACTCCTGAAAGTCTGATGAGAAAACCGGAATGGGTAGATTTTCCATCGATGGTTGCTTACAGAAAGCGCGAAGCTATCGGTGTACATGCTGGATTTTACCACGAGAATGCTTCAGGGATCGCGACTGGACAAAGGATTGCCAAAGTAATCCAAGCCTGTAAGGCTGTAGCTATACGTTCTTGCCCAGAATTCGAAAGAGACTACTTCAACCTGCAGGAGAAGATCACTGGAAAGCCTGCGATCCCTCTGGGATTTCTTCCCCCTGAGACGTCGAACAACTTGAGGGACGAATCCTGGAACAACATCTTTCAATGGCTTGATGAGCAAAAGCCGATTAAGTCAGTAGTATTTGTGGGATTTGGGAGTGAATGCAAGCTGAGGAAAGATCAAATCCATGAGATAGCCTACGGGCTAGAGGTCTCGGGGCTACCATTCATATGGGTGTTGCAGAAACCGAGCTGGGGTGACAGCGATAATGAAGACGATATCCTGCCTTCAGGTTTCGGCTCCAGGGTTCGGGGGAAAGGAATAATCCAAATAGGATGGGCGCCGCAGAGGGAGATTTTGGCGCACCCTGCAGTTGGGGGTTGTTTGTTTCATGCAGGGTGGGGGTCTGTCACTGAAACTCTGCAGTATGGGCACAGCCTCGTTGTGCTGCCTTTCATAGTTGATCAAGGCCTGAATTCAAGGTATCTGGTGGAGAAAGGGCTGGCTATTGAGGTGGAGAGAAGTGAGGATGGATCTTTCAGCAAAGATGACATAGCTCAATCATTAAGACGAGCAATGGTGCCAAATGTTGAGGATGAAGGGGAAGCCCTGAGACTCCTCAGGGCTCGTGCTGCTGAAGCTGCTGCTTTATTTGGAGATCGAGAGCTTAATGGCTACTACATTGAACGTTTTGTGGAGTACTTGAAGACTGAAAATGGGGTTCAAACTTAG
- the LOC113763863 gene encoding mechanosensitive ion channel protein 1, mitochondrial isoform X2, which yields MAAVRFSRLRSLCYSAKFVDSFDVRRTSAFGTRNYYSRYCRESGFKLNPICSGLGITGLDSAVGNGYSRGKYTSPSGSSFSNLAIRSSAPFGGVGPMLNCRSYSSSANSQDGSSQVPAAASGDGGSSASDWTEKVKEIWNSTVDAVTYTGEKAREASSEVTPHVQQLLDTHPYLRDVVVPAGGTLMGTLLAWMVLPSVLRRFHKYSTQGPAALLSGSSLWGPVPYENSIWGALEKPVRYLVTFMAVSQIAVMVAPTTIAAQYIAPAWRGAIILSFIWFLNRWKTNVITRALATKSGVDRDNLLTLDKISSVGLFVLGLMGLSEACGVAVQSILTVGGIGGVATAFAARDILGNVLSGLSVQISRPFSIGDTIKAGSVEGQVIDMGLTTTSLLTSEKFPVIVPNSLFSSQVIVNKSRAQWQAVTTKIPVQIGDFDVIPKISEDIKIMLRSNSNVFLEKEAPYCFLSRVERSFAELTIGCNLKAMGKEHFFATQQDVLLQSVKIIKQHGASLGSEKKLCF from the exons ATGGCTGCTGTTAGATTTTCACGTTTAAGATCACTTTGTTATTCTGCAAAATTCGTGGACTCATTTGACGTCAGACGCACATCTGCTTTTGGAACCCGAAATTATTACAGTAGATATTGCAGAGAATCGGGGTTTAAGTTGAATCCTATTTGCAGTGGATTGGGAATCACGGGTTTGGACTCTGCTGTTGGTAATGGTTATAGTAGGGGAAAGTATACTAGTCCCTCTGGGTCCAGCTTCTCGAATTTGGCTATAAGAAGTAGTGCCCCTTTTGGTGGAGTTGGTCCTATGTTGAATTGTCGGTCATATTCGTCTAGTGCCAATAGCCAAGATGGTAGCTCGCAAGTTCCAGCTGCTGCTTCAGGTGATGGTGGTTCTAGTGCAAGTGATTGGACGGAGAAAGTTAAAGAGATATGGAACTCTACCGTAGATGCTGTGACATATACAGGAGAAAAGGCTAGAGAGGCGTCAAGTGAAGTCACTCCTCATGTTCAGCAATTGCTAGATACACATCCGTATCTGAGGGATGTGGTTGTTCCTGCTGGTGGAACTTTGATGGGGACGTTATTAGCTTGGATGGTTTTGCCAAGTGTTTTGAGGAGATTTCATAAGTACTCAACACAAGGTCCAGCGGCTTTGTTATCTGGAAGCTCATTGTGGGGGCCTGTTCCTTATGAGAACAGTATTTGGGGTGCTTTGGAGAAACCAGTTCGATATCTTGTAACCTTCATGGCAGTTTCTCAGAT TGCTGTCATGGTGGCACCAACAACTATCGCAGCACAATACATTGCTCCAGCTTGGAGAGGTGCAATTATTCTTTCATTTATCTGGTTCCTGAATCGATGGAAGACTAATGTCATTACTCGAGCTTTGGCTACTAAGAGTGGAGTTGACAGAGACAATTTGCTAACCTTGGATAAAATCTCTTCTGTTGGATTATTTGTCCTTGGATTGATGGGTTTATCTGAGGCATGTGGAGTGGCTGTACAGTCTATTCTAACTGTAGGAGGCATAGGAG GAGTGGCTACTGCTTTTGCTGCTAGAGACATCCTTGGGAATGTACTCAGTGGGCTATCTGTACAGATCTCGCGACCCTTTTCAATAGGAGATACGATAAAA GCAGGTTCCGTGGAAGGTCAGGTGATAGATATGGGTCTAACAACTACATCATTGCTGACTTCAGAAAAATTTCCTGTGATAGTCCCAAATTCTCTTTTTTCCAGTCAG GTGATTGTAAATAAATCGCGTGCTCAATGGCAAGCTGTCACAACAAAAATCCCTGTCCAAATTGGTGACTTTGATGTGATTCCAAAGATTTCGGAAGATATAAAGATTATGCTCAGATCCAATTCGAATGTGTTCTTGGAAAAGGAAGCACCATATTGTTTCTTGTCTAGGGTGGAAAGATCATTTGCAGAACTTACTATTGGGTGCAATCTAAAAGCGATG GGTAAAGAACACTTCTTCGCCACCCAGCAGGATGTTCTTCTTCAGTCAGTTAAGATAATCAAGCAACATGGCGCTTCACTTG GGTCCGAGAAAAAGCTGTGCTTCTAG
- the LOC113763863 gene encoding mechanosensitive ion channel protein 1, mitochondrial isoform X1, protein MAAVRFSRLRSLCYSAKFVDSFDVRRTSAFGTRNYYSRYCRESGFKLNPICSGLGITGLDSAVGNGYSRGKYTSPSGSSFSNLAIRSSAPFGGVGPMLNCRSYSSSANSQDGSSQVPAAASGDGGSSASDWTEKVKEIWNSTVDAVTYTGEKAREASSEVTPHVQQLLDTHPYLRDVVVPAGGTLMGTLLAWMVLPSVLRRFHKYSTQGPAALLSGSSLWGPVPYENSIWGALEKPVRYLVTFMAVSQIAVMVAPTTIAAQYIAPAWRGAIILSFIWFLNRWKTNVITRALATKSGVDRDNLLTLDKISSVGLFVLGLMGLSEACGVAVQSILTVGGIGGVATAFAARDILGNVLSGLSVQISRPFSIGDTIKAGSVEGQVIDMGLTTTSLLTSEKFPVIVPNSLFSSQVIVNKSRAQWQAVTTKIPVQIGDFDVIPKISEDIKIMLRSNSNVFLEKEAPYCFLSRVERSFAELTIGCNLKAMGKEHFFATQQDVLLQSVKIIKQHGASLGNYAEDTSY, encoded by the exons ATGGCTGCTGTTAGATTTTCACGTTTAAGATCACTTTGTTATTCTGCAAAATTCGTGGACTCATTTGACGTCAGACGCACATCTGCTTTTGGAACCCGAAATTATTACAGTAGATATTGCAGAGAATCGGGGTTTAAGTTGAATCCTATTTGCAGTGGATTGGGAATCACGGGTTTGGACTCTGCTGTTGGTAATGGTTATAGTAGGGGAAAGTATACTAGTCCCTCTGGGTCCAGCTTCTCGAATTTGGCTATAAGAAGTAGTGCCCCTTTTGGTGGAGTTGGTCCTATGTTGAATTGTCGGTCATATTCGTCTAGTGCCAATAGCCAAGATGGTAGCTCGCAAGTTCCAGCTGCTGCTTCAGGTGATGGTGGTTCTAGTGCAAGTGATTGGACGGAGAAAGTTAAAGAGATATGGAACTCTACCGTAGATGCTGTGACATATACAGGAGAAAAGGCTAGAGAGGCGTCAAGTGAAGTCACTCCTCATGTTCAGCAATTGCTAGATACACATCCGTATCTGAGGGATGTGGTTGTTCCTGCTGGTGGAACTTTGATGGGGACGTTATTAGCTTGGATGGTTTTGCCAAGTGTTTTGAGGAGATTTCATAAGTACTCAACACAAGGTCCAGCGGCTTTGTTATCTGGAAGCTCATTGTGGGGGCCTGTTCCTTATGAGAACAGTATTTGGGGTGCTTTGGAGAAACCAGTTCGATATCTTGTAACCTTCATGGCAGTTTCTCAGAT TGCTGTCATGGTGGCACCAACAACTATCGCAGCACAATACATTGCTCCAGCTTGGAGAGGTGCAATTATTCTTTCATTTATCTGGTTCCTGAATCGATGGAAGACTAATGTCATTACTCGAGCTTTGGCTACTAAGAGTGGAGTTGACAGAGACAATTTGCTAACCTTGGATAAAATCTCTTCTGTTGGATTATTTGTCCTTGGATTGATGGGTTTATCTGAGGCATGTGGAGTGGCTGTACAGTCTATTCTAACTGTAGGAGGCATAGGAG GAGTGGCTACTGCTTTTGCTGCTAGAGACATCCTTGGGAATGTACTCAGTGGGCTATCTGTACAGATCTCGCGACCCTTTTCAATAGGAGATACGATAAAA GCAGGTTCCGTGGAAGGTCAGGTGATAGATATGGGTCTAACAACTACATCATTGCTGACTTCAGAAAAATTTCCTGTGATAGTCCCAAATTCTCTTTTTTCCAGTCAG GTGATTGTAAATAAATCGCGTGCTCAATGGCAAGCTGTCACAACAAAAATCCCTGTCCAAATTGGTGACTTTGATGTGATTCCAAAGATTTCGGAAGATATAAAGATTATGCTCAGATCCAATTCGAATGTGTTCTTGGAAAAGGAAGCACCATATTGTTTCTTGTCTAGGGTGGAAAGATCATTTGCAGAACTTACTATTGGGTGCAATCTAAAAGCGATG GGTAAAGAACACTTCTTCGCCACCCAGCAGGATGTTCTTCTTCAGTCAGTTAAGATAATCAAGCAACATGGCGCTTCACTTGGTAATTACGCGGAAGATACTAGCTACTAG
- the LOC113762666 gene encoding LOW QUALITY PROTEIN: soyasaponin III rhamnosyltransferase-like (The sequence of the model RefSeq protein was modified relative to this genomic sequence to represent the inferred CDS: inserted 1 base in 1 codon), translated as MITALALKTQSIHVFTDECWNKVFQWLNEQSHKSVVFVGFGSECKLSNDQIHEIAYGLELSGLSFIWALQKSSWAGNETDVLXSGYSSRLSRKGVVHVGWAPQREILAHPSIGGSLFHAEWGSVIESLQYGHCLVVLPLILDQGLNARLVVEQDLVVEVERGEDGSFSKDDVAESLTRAMVPNDGGGGGEAAALRSRVAEAAALFGDQKLNDYYIERFVEWDSKVDASLQLLEKIRTCWIMYRP; from the exons ATGATCACGGCGCTTGCTCTGAAGACGCAGTCAATTCATGTCTTCACCGACGAGTGTTGGAACAAAGTCTTCCAATGGCTTAACGAGCAAAGTCACAAATCAGTGgtttttgttggatttgggaGCGAGTGCAAGCTGAGCAATGATCAAATCCATGAGATAGCATATGGGCTGGAACTCTCGGGGCTATCTTTCATCTGGGCACTGCAAAAATCGAGCTGGGCGGGGAATGAAACTGATGTTC CTTCGGGTTACAGCTCCAGGCTTTCTAGAAAAGGGGTTGTGCACGTTGGGTGGGCACCTCAGAGGGAGATTTTAGCGCACCCTTCAATTGGAGGTAGTTTGTTTCACGCCGAGTGGGGTTCCGTGATTGAGAGCTTGCAATATGGGCACTGTCTTGTGGTGTTGCCATTGATCCTTGATCAAGGCCTGAATGCAAGGTTGGTGGTTGAGCAGGACCTGGTCGTCGAAGTGGAGAGAGGTGAGGATGGATCTTTTAGCAAAGATGATGTAGCTGAGTCGTTGACACGAGCTATGGTACCAAATGATGGTGGAGGTGGAGGGGAAGCAGCTGCCCTCAGATCTCGTGTTGCTGAAGCTGCTGCTTTGTTTGGAGATCAAAAGCTTAATGACTACTACATTGAACGATTTGTGGAGTGGGATTCAAAAGTAGATGCCAGTTTACAACTGCTGGAGAAGATAAGAACATGCTGGATTATGTATCGACCTTAG